CTGCTCGACCGCATCACCTCCGACGCGGTCGAGGCCCGCGACTCCTCCCCGCAGACCCGGTCCACGCTGAGCTCGCTGGCCCTGGGCATCCTGCGCGAGCACGCGGCCACCGGGCAGCGGGCGCTCGTCAACTGGGCGCTGCGCACGCTGGTCAGGCTCTCCGGAAGCACCGGGCACGCCGACCTGGGCCGGCTGGACCGCACCCTGCGACGCGGGCAGGAGCACACCGTCTTCGAGGCGCTGCGGCCCTGGCTGGAAGCGGGGAGCGAGAAGTCCGACTACGGGCTCGTGTTCGCGCTGACGCGGGCCGTCGGCCGGCGCGCCGCCGCCATGCCGGAGCTCCAGGAACTGCTGTGGCAGGCGGTCCGCTACGGAAGCAACTCCGCCGCCCGGACCGCGATCGGCCTGTGGCTGCAACCGGCCGCCGACCGGGACGAGCGGGTGGAACGCGTCCTCGCCCGGGAACCCTCCGCCGCCGTCCTGCCGGAGGTCATCGCCGTACTCACCCGCCGCCGCACCGACCTGCTCGACCCGTACCTCGCCGAAATCCCGCCCTACGGACGCTTCCTCACGCACGGCGCCGCGTGGACACCACCGGTCGGGGACTGCGCGCGGTGGGTGCCCCGCCAGCAACTGGCCGCCGCCAGGACTCTGACGCGGGCGGCCCGGGACGAGAAGCTGCCCCTGTACACACGGGCCGGGGCGATCGCCGATCTGGCCCGCATCCCCGGACACGGCGCGGACGCGGTACGCGAATGGACCGGATCGGCCGATGTGGTGCTCGCCGAGGCGGCCCTCGCCGCACTCGCCCGGACGGACGTGCCGGCCGACGCGCTGCCCGCGCTGCTCGCCCACACCGGCGACGACCGGGCCCGCGTCGCCGTGTACGCGGCGAGCCGGGCCGCGCTCCACACCCGTCCGTCCACGCTGGGCGCACTGCTGCGCGAGCGCACCGCGCCCGGCACCGGCAAGGTGACCAGCCGCAAGGAGATGGTCAGACTCGCCGCGACCCGGCTGCCGTCGGACCTGGCCGCGGACCTGCTCGCCGAGGCGTACGCGATGCCGGACCAGCATCCGGACGTCCGGGCCGCGTGCGTGGCGTTCGGTACGGATCTGCTCGGCGACGAGCGGATGTGGGAGGTGATGACGGACGCGGCACGCGGTGAACGCGCCCTGTGCACCGCCGTGCTGCGGGCGCATCCCGCACAGCTGCCCGAGGCCCACCGCCCGCGCTACGCGCGGCTGGTGCAGGAGGTGTGCGCCACCGACGACGAGGAGCTCGCCGCTCTGGCCCACCGCACGCTGGTGCACTGGGTGCCCTGGGCCCCCGGGGCCTGTGACGTACTGGTGGCGGCGGTCACCGGCCTGGACCGGCGCGGGGCCTGGCGGTCGGCGGCGGACGCACTGGTCGGCGCCGCCTTCGTCACTCCGGAGGCGGCACTCGCCCTGAACCGGACCCTGTTCGCGCTGGCCGTCGACGACACCGCCGACGAGGCGGGAAGCGCACGGGACCGGCCGGCCAGACAACGGATCGTGCAGGCGGTCCGCTCGCTCACCGCCCGGGCGATGCCCCGGCACGGCACCGCAGGGCCCGTGCTCTCCGCTGCCGGCGAGGTCCTCGCCCGGCACCGGGACTTCGTACCGCAGGCGGCCGAACTGCTCGTGCACGCCGTCGACCTGGATCCGGAGACCGGGCCGGGCGCGCTGCACACGGCGCTGGCCAGGCTCGCCGGGCTGCACGAGGGGCGGCCGGTGCTCGCCTCCCGCACGGCCACGACACTCGGCAAGCGGATCGGCTCCGCCGGCCGGTCCGCGGGCGGCGACACCGAAGCGCTGCTCACCGTGGCCGCACGGCTCACCGGGAGCGGCGGCTGCGCCGAGGGGCTCTTCGCGGCGGCGATCACCGCGGCGGCCGGGCGGCGCACCGCTTGGACGGGACCGTGGCGCACCCAGCTGAGACTGCTGCGCCAGCACCCGGTCGCCGATGTGCGGGACGCGGCGTACGCGCAGGTGACGGCAGCGGAGTGAGGGCGCCGGGCGACGGCCCGGCGCCCTCACTCCCCGCGGCTATGCCTTGCCGCGCGCGACCATCCGCGCCTTGCGGGCGGCCAGCTTCTCGTCGAACTTCGACGCCTCGCTGTCCAGTCCGCTCATGTACATCCCGAGCTCTTCCTGCGCCTTGAGACCCTCCGGGCCGAGCCCGTCGATGTCGAGGACCTTCAGGTAGCGGAGCACCGGCTGGATGACGTCGTCGTGGTGGATCCGCATGTTGTAGATCTCGCCGATCGCCATCTGGGCGGCGGCCCGCTCGAAGCCGGGCATGCCGTGTCCGGGCATCCGGAAGTTGACCACGACGTCGCGTACGGACTGCATCGTGAGGTCGGGGGCGAGCTCGAAGGCCGCGCCCAGGAGGTTCCGGTAGAAGACCATGTGCAGGTTCTCGTCGGTCGCGATCCGCGCGAGCATCCGGTCGCAGACCGGGTCGCCCGACTGGTGGCCGGTGTTGCGGTGCGAGACGCGGGTCGCCAGCTCCTGGAAGGCGACGTATGCGACGGAGTGCAGCATCGAGTGGCGGTTGTCGGACTCGAAGCCCTCCGCCATGTGCGCCATCCGGAACTGCTCCAGCTTGTCCGGGTCGACGGCGCGCGAGGTGAGCAGGTAGTCGCGCATCACGATGCCGTGACGGCCCTCCTCGGCGGTCCAGCGGTGCACCCAGGTGCCCCAGGCGCCGTCGCGGCCGAAGAGGGAGGCGATCTCGTGGTGGTAGCTGGGGAGGTTGTCCTCGGTCAGCAGGTTGACCACGAGGGCGATCTTGCCGATGTCCGTGACCTTGGACTGCTCGGCCTCCCAGGCCTGGCCGTCCTCGAAGATGCCGGGGAAGTTGCGACCGTCGGAGAACGGCACGTACTCGTGCGGCATCCAGTCCTTGGCGACCTTGAGATGGCGGTTGAGTTCCTTCTCCACCACCTCTTCCAGTGCGTACAGCAGCTGGGCGTCTGTCCACGCCTTCGAACTGCCGAGGTGGGGAGAGGTGATCGTCACGGGGGCTCCTGGGGACGGGAGAATTACCTACGGCTTCGTAGGTTACGTGACCGTAGGTTAAAGCGAGGGTAAGGCCGCAGCCAAGCCCGTCCCCCGGAGCGCCCGATTACGCCCCGTTATGTGTGCAGGTCGCGGACGCGTACGGAGAGGCAGGTCACGCATCCTTCGAGCTTCTCGTACTCGCTGATGTCCACCACAACGGGTTCGAAACCGAGCTCGGAGAACAGCTCGGCGGACTTCGGCGCGCTCGCGGCCATCAGCAGTTTCCCGCCGCCGAGCAGCACCACGTGCGCGCCCGCCTCCTCCGGCACCGGAAGGAAGCGGCCGAAGACGGAGACCTCGTCGACGAGCGGCGGGTACCCGATGACCGTGCCGTCCGGAAGTGCCGTCACCGCGGACTTGAGGTGCAGCACCTTGCTGACGGGTACGGCCACGACGCGGGCGCCCAGCGGCTCGAAGGCGGCCCGGAGCTGCCGCACCCCCTCGGCGTTCGTCCGGCCGCCCCGTCCGACGTAGACGGTGTCGCCGGTCTTGAGGACGTCCCCGCCGTCGAGCGTGCCCGGGGCGCGCACCCGGTTCACCGAGCAGCCGAGCCGGACCAGGGCCTCCTCCACGCCGGGGGTCTCGCCCCTGCGGGACTCCGCCCCGGACCGGGCGATCAGGGCGACGTTGCGGAACATCACCACGGCGTCCTCGACGAACACGCTGTCCGGGAAGTCGTCGGCGGCGGCCACCTCGACGGTCTCCCAGCCGTGCTCGCGCAGGGCCGCGCCGTAGCGGTCCCACTGATCGTGGGCGAGGGCGACGTCGACGGGTGTGCGTTCCAGGTGGGTGACGAGTCCCTCGGCGAGACGCGGACCCGCTCGGCGGACGAGGGCTTTGGTGCTGGACATGGGCGGTGCTCCTCAGGGTCGGTCCCGGTCCCGGCGGCGGTGTACTCAGAGCTGTCGGCGTACTCGGAGTGACTGGCGCACGGGGACTCGGGAGATCGGTGGTCGTGGTGGGGGGTGACCGGCGGGGGAGGGGTCAGTGCAGGAGGTGGTCGGCCGCGCCGGATTTCACCGCGGAGATCAGTGCCTGCAGGGCCTCCACCGAGTCGCTCACGTAGGTGCCGGTGTCGGTGGTGGACCCGATGTAGGCCCTCCCCTGACTGTCGAGCCCGAAGCGGAAGCAGTTGGCGCCCTCGCTGCAGAAGGCTTCGTCCCAGTTGATATCGGTCATGATCTCTCTCCTCAGAGGTCCTGGGCTATACATCGGATGAAGTCGCGCGACTCCCGGACCGGCAGGGCGAGCGTGCGCAGCCGCTCCAACAGGCCCCGGTATCGCCTTAGTTGCATGTCGGCGTCGAGCAGCATTGAACCGTGCGAGGAATCGAGCTGCACAGTGTCCAACTGCGGGACCGCTGCGCCGACATAGGTGAAGGACTGCCCGGCCCCCGGGAATCCGCCGGCCGTGAACGGAATGACGCGGACAGTGATCCGGTCCCGTTCGGACTGTTCCAGGACGTGCTCCAGTTGCGCTCCCGCCACTTTGGGGCCCCCGAACTGCATGCGCAGCGCGGCTTCGTGGATCACCGCCTCGTACAGCGGCGGCAGGTCCCGCTCCAGCACCTCCTGGCGGCGCAGCCGCAGGGAGAGCCGTGCCAGCAGGTCCGGTCCCGGCAGGCGGGGGTCGGCCGTGTCGAAGACCGCCCGCGCATGCTCCTCGGTCTGCAGGAGTCCGGGGATGTGGGTGGTGGTCGCGGTGTTCAACTCGACCGCGTGGTACTCCAGTTCGGCGATGTCGAGCAGGCTGGGAAGCAGTAGCCCCCGGTGTTCCTCCCACCAGCCGCGCGCCCGCTCCTGCGCCATCTCCGCCAGCAGGTCGACCAACCCGGTGTCCGGGCAGCCGTAGTTGAACGCGAGGGTGCGCACCCGCTCGGAACTTATCCCGAACCGGCCGGACTCGATGTTGGGAATGCGCGTGCGGTCGACTCCCAGCAGGGCGGCGGCCTGTTGGGCCGACATGCCCGACTGTTCGCGGAGTTTGCGGAGTTCGTAGCCCAGGCGTTGCTGGCGGGCCGTCGGGGTGCTTCTGGGCGGCACAGGGCGCGTCCTCTCCGTGGTGGGCCGGCGAAACGACCGGAACGCCACAAGTAGTAGCACTGTGCTCCAGCGTGCGCTACGGTCGGTAATGCAAGTTACACACGGGGCGACCAAGTCCGCGTGTGATCGTCCGCACATGTGCCGAGAAATGTGAGTATCCGAATGAAGGGCGCACTGCGTTGCCTACCGGCCCCCGCACCTGCCGGACCCCACCCGCCGGTGGCGGACAATCTCAGCTATTCGTTCGCCCTTCCCGGCGGTGCGTACTGCGCGGGACTCGCCCGCTGAGCCGTGAACGAACTGATGATCCGGCACGGTCTGAAGGAACTGCGCGAGACGGCTGTCCTCGCCGTTTCCGAACTGGTGGCGACCGCTTACCGGTTCACTCCGGACCGCGAGATGCTGCTGCGCATCCACTGGCAGTTCGATGCGCTGCGCATCGTCCTCTACGACCAGCATCCGGCCCACGAGACGGGCGAGCGGTCGGAGGACTGCCGTGAACGCCGCAGCGCGAGCATGTGGTTGCTCGCCGCGGCCGTCGACGCGCACGGCGGGGACTGGGGGCTCGCGCCCGCGGTGACGCCGTCCGGCGGATCGAAGACCTGGGCGTTACTCCAGCGATAAGCGAGAGCAGTGTGCTGTGCCGGACGGCCGGGAAGGCCGGGCCGGGAAGGTCAGCAGGACCCGCCCAGCAGGTCGGACAGGCTCCGGTCGAGGTCCAGGAAACGGTGCTCGTCACCGACCGGCACCAATTCCTGTGCACGCTCCAGGAACCGGCGCAGCTCCGCGGTCCGCACATGCACCATGGCCACCCCTTCGGCGGCGTGGAACTCCAGGACCGTCCGCTCGTATCCGAAGGGCCGCACGCGTACGTCCCCGACGCCGGCCGGGCCGTCCACGCCCGTCGCGAGCAGTTCGCGCGAGAACTCCCAGGACACCTCCGTCCCCTCCAGCGTCGCAGGGGCGGGGAACGCCATGCGTACGGCGAACGGGTCCTCGCGGTCGTACTGCAGGGTGGCGGGCAGAGTTTCCATCCGCGGAGCGGATGCGACCATGCGGGCCTGTACGGACTGCTCGATAACGCTGGACACGACCTGCTCCCTCTCGCGCGCGGTGAACGGTTCCCGGCATTGGAGTAGACGACGGAACTCCTCGTTTCGTGCACTGGGGTGCGGCGTGAGCTGCGTCACCGCGTGCCTCATTCCGCCATGTGCCCACTTCCGGGCGGTGCACGCTGGACGGCCCGCCGCCCGTGGGTTAGCTTCCAGCGCCATGAAGGCCATGGGAAAGACGAGACGACTGATAGCAATGGGGCTGTGTGGGGCGGCTGTTACCGCCGCTCTGGCCGCACCGAGCGCACAGGCCGCAGCGGACGCACCGGCAGGGCCGGAGCAGCTGACGGCGAGCTGGGCACTCACCGACACCGGCACGACGGCACGCTTCCGGGGGCTCGCCGCCGTCAGCCGCAGCACCGCATGGGTCGCCGGATCCAAGGGCACCGTCCTGCGGACCTCCGACGGTGGCGCGCACTGGCAGGACGTCTCGCCGCCGGGGGCGGCCGAGCTGGAGTTCCGGGACGTCGAGGCGTTCGACGGCCGCCGCGCCGTGGCGCTGGCCATCGGGGAGGGCGAGGCGTCCAGGGTCTTCCGTACGGACGACGGCGGGGCGACCTGGACGGAGTCCTTCCGGAACACCGACGCCCGGGCGTTCTACGACTGCATGACCTTCTTCGACCGCCGGCACGGGCTCGCGATGAGCGACCCGGTGGACGGCAGGTTCCGCATCCTGTCGACCGACGACGGCGGCCGGAGCTGGACGGTGCTGCCCACGGCCGGGATGCCGGCCGCCCAGCCCGGTGAGGCGGGATTCGCCGCGAGCGGCCAGTGCCTGGTCAGCTCGGGTCCGAAGGATGTGTGGCTGGCCACCGGCGGCGCGGCCACGGCGCGGGTCCTGCACTCCGGGGACCGCGGCCTGACCTGGACCGCGGCCGAGTCGACGCTTCCGGCGGGCGATCCCGCGCGGGGCGTCTTCGGTGTCGCCTTCCGTGACCGCACGCACGGCATCGCGGTCGGCGGTGACTACCGCGCCGACCAGCAGTCGCCGGACAGCTCGGCGGTCACCTCCGACGGCGGCCGGGACTGGCGGCAGTCCGCCACCACGCCTCCGGCCTACCGCTCGGGCGTCACCTGGCTGCCGCACAGCCGGTCCGGCGCACTGGCGGTCGGTCCGACCGGTACGGACCTCACCCTGGACGGCGGCCGGACCTGGCGCACGGTCGACACCGGTTCGTACGACACGGTGGACTGCACGGCCGACTTCGGCTGCTGGGCGTCGGGGGAGAAGGGGCGGGTGGCGCGGCTCGGCGTCCGTCCGGGGCTCTGAGGCCCCACCCTTCGGGTGGACGACGATACTTTGCGGACACTCCCTAGGGGCGGGCTACTGCCGGTAAGGCTCCAGCCCGGGCGCGGTCTTCGTCGCGATGAACTCCGTGATCCGGTAGGCGCAGACGCCCTGCGCCGCGAAGGGGTCGGCCGCCGCGATCTTCTCGATCTGCGCGCGGTCGTCCCCGGCGGCCAGGATCACCCCGCCGTCGCGGGGATTCTTGCGGCCCGAAGCGAGAAACACCCCGGCGGCGTACTGGGCGTCGAGCCAGGTGATGTGCTCCTCCATCAGCGCGTCGACGCGCTCGACGGGGGCGGTGTAGGTCAACTCGAGTACGAACATGATCGCCAGGCTACCTAAGCTGGACCCCACTATGACTACCTTCCGCATGCCTGCCGACGAGGCCGAAGCCCGGGCCATCCAGGATTCCCTGCGCGCCCTCGTGGTGCTCGACGAACCCGGGCCGCCGCCCGGCACCGGTCTGGTGACGGGCGTCGACGTCGCCTACGACGAGGAGCGGGACGTCGTCGTCGCGGCGGCCGTCGTCCTGGACGCCGCGACGCTCGACGTGGTCGAGGAGGCCACCGCCGTCGGCCGCGTCACCTTTCCCTATGTCCCCGGGCTCCTCGCCTTCCGCGAGATGCCCACCGTCCTGGAGGCGCTGGAGTCCCTCGACAGCGACCCCGGACTCGTCGTCTGCGACGGCTACGGGCTGGCGCACCCGCGCCGCTTCGGGCTGGCCAGCCATCTGGGCGTAGTCACCGGGCTGCCGGTCATCGGTGTCGGGAAGAACCCGTTCACCTTCCATTACGAGGCTCCGGGGCCCCTGCGCGGAGACTCCTCGCCCCTCGTCGACGGCGACGAGGAAGTGGGCCGGGCCCTGCGCACCCAGGAGGGCACCAAGCCGGTGTTCGTCTCCGTGGGCCACCGGACCGGGCTCGACAACGCCTGCGCCCACACCCTCCGCCTCGCCCGTCACTTCCGGCAGCCGGAGACCACCCGCAGGGCCGACGCGCTCTGCCGCAGTGCCCTGCGCGAGGCGACCGCCTGAGTATCCGTACGGATGGCGCCCGCCGCTTCCGATCGGCAGGCTGGAACGTATGAACACGCATCGCACAACCGTCCGAGCCGTACCCGTTCAGCGCGCCGGGGGCCGCGTCGCGGTGGGCATGCTCCTCGGCGCCGTCGCGGGGCTCGTCTGGGCCGGCGCGATGCTCTACACCCTGGCCTCCTGGATCTTCTGACCCACCGGCCGCGGCCCGCCCCGGTCCTCGGCTGCCCGCCGAGGACCGGGGCCGGCGCCGTCCTCAGCGGACCGCCGCCACCCGGAAGCCCACTCCGGCGGCCTTCAGCCGCTCCAGCAGCGCATCGCCCATCGCCGCCGCGGTGGTGACCTGGCCCGAGGTCGCGGGCAGATCGTCCAGGGCGAGGCAGAGTGCCGATTCGGCGAGCATCTTCGCCGTCTCGCCGTACCCCGGATCGCCGCCCGCCACCTCGGTGAAGACCCGGCGTCCGCCGCCCTCCCCGACGAAGCGCACGGTGAACCAGCTGCGCTTCCTGCGCTGCTCGTCGGGCCCCTGTCCCGGTTCGTAGCGCTCCATCAGCCAGTCGCGTGCGGCCGGCAGCTGGGCGGCGGCGAGCAGCGCCCCGATGGCCGCGGTGCCGCCGAGCGCCACCGGCAGATGCTTCACCGAGGCGAAGTGCCGGTAGCGGAAGTCGGGGCCGTACCGCTCCAGTGCCCGCGCCGAACGCTCCACGACCCGCGGGTCCAGGGTCGGCAGGGGGAGCGCCCAGGTGCCGGTCTCCCCGCTGAAGTGCGGGGTCCCCAGCGGGGACCGGGCCCGGCGTCCGACCAGACGCGGCTCGTGCAGCCGCCGTTCCTTCGCGGCCCGCAGCATCTGCGGGCCGCGGCCCATCGCGGTCAGCGCCGAGGCGAACGTACCCCCGGAGAAGGCCGCGTTGCTGCGGACGAAGCCGTCGACGGACAGCGGCACACCGCTCGGCAGCTGCTGGACGGTGAAGTAGACCCCGAGGTCGTGCGGCACGGAGTCGAAACCGCAGGCGTGCACGATCCGCGCCCCCGTCTCGCGGGCCCGTGCGTCGTGCTCCAGATACATCCGGTCGACGAACTCCGCCTCGCCCGTGAGGTCGGCGCAGTCCGTGCCGGCCTCCGCGCAGGCGGCCACCAGCTTCTCCCCGTACCAGACGTACGGTCCCACCGTCGTGGCCACGACATGCGTGGACTCGGCCAGCGCACGCAAGGACGCCGCGTCGTCGGCGTCGGCATGCAACAGGGGCAGGTCCGCGCAGCCCGGGTCGATGGCCGTGAGGCGCTCACGCAGCTGTTCCAGCTTGGCGCGGTTACGGCCGGCCAGCGCCCAGCGGCACGTGTCGGGGGCGTGCGCGGCCAGATATTCGGCCGTGAGCACCCCCACGAAGCCGGTGGCGCCGAATAGGACGACGTCATAGGGGCGTTCTGCCCCGTTCTGCCTGTTCACGAGTGCCTCCGCAGGGGCCGGCGCCGATGTAGCAGGCAGAGGTTAGCGGAGGCGGACGTGGTGCCGCGCCCCGGGCGGGTTCCTTACGAGAGGATCCGGAGGAAGAGCTAAGCGCTTGCTCGGCCCAAGGGGTTGTGCGGAGCGCGGCACGTTCTTAGCATCGTTGATGTTACATCGGTTGTGTCACACCTCTGGGGGCTTGATGGCAAGGGCAGAGAGCGTTCCGCAGGGCCCGCTGACGGGGGTGCGTGTGGTCGAACTGGCCGGCATCGGCCCGGGTCCGTTCGCCGCCATGCTCCTGGCCGACCTCGGCGCCGACGTGGTCCGGGTCGACCGTCCGGGCGGCGCGGGGCTCGGTATCGATCCTGCCCTCGACCTCACCAACCGCAACAAGCGCTCCGTCCTCGTCGACCTCAAGGCCGAGGACGGTCCGGCCCGGGTGCTGGATCTCGTCGAGCGCGCCGACATCCTGATCGAGGGCTACCGGCCCGGAGTCGCCGAGCGTCTCGGCGTGGGTCCCGACGCCTGCCTGGCCCGCAATCCGCGGCTCGTCTACGGGCGGATGACCGGCTGGGGCCAGGACGGCCCGCTCGCCCCGCGCGCCGGGCACGACATCGCGTACATCGCCCTCACCGGCACCCTCTCCATGATCGGCCGTCCCGGCGAGCCCCCGACCGTCCCCGCCAACCTGGTCGGCGACTACGCGGGCGGCTCCCTCTACCTCGTCGTCGGAGTCCTCGCCGCCCTCCAGCACGCCAGGACGCCGGGCGGCGCCGGCCAGGTCGTCGACGCGGCGATCGTCGACGGCGCCGCCCATCTCGCCACGATGATCCACGGAATGCTGGCGGCCGGCAGCTGGCAGGACCGGCGCGGCTCGAACCTGCTGGACGGCGGCTGCCCCTTCTACGGCACCTACGAGACGGCCGACGGGCAGTACATGGCGGTGGGGCCGCTGGAACAGCGGTTCTACGAGGAG
The Streptomyces sp. NBC_00234 DNA segment above includes these coding regions:
- the ddaH gene encoding dimethylargininase, with the translated sequence MSSTKALVRRAGPRLAEGLVTHLERTPVDVALAHDQWDRYGAALREHGWETVEVAAADDFPDSVFVEDAVVMFRNVALIARSGAESRRGETPGVEEALVRLGCSVNRVRAPGTLDGGDVLKTGDTVYVGRGGRTNAEGVRQLRAAFEPLGARVVAVPVSKVLHLKSAVTALPDGTVIGYPPLVDEVSVFGRFLPVPEEAGAHVVLLGGGKLLMAASAPKSAELFSELGFEPVVVDISEYEKLEGCVTCLSVRVRDLHT
- a CDS encoding ATP-binding protein, giving the protein MNELMIRHGLKELRETAVLAVSELVATAYRFTPDREMLLRIHWQFDALRIVLYDQHPAHETGERSEDCRERRSASMWLLAAAVDAHGGDWGLAPAVTPSGGSKTWALLQR
- a CDS encoding SsgA family sporulation/cell division regulator, which gives rise to MSSVIEQSVQARMVASAPRMETLPATLQYDREDPFAVRMAFPAPATLEGTEVSWEFSRELLATGVDGPAGVGDVRVRPFGYERTVLEFHAAEGVAMVHVRTAELRRFLERAQELVPVGDEHRFLDLDRSLSDLLGGSC
- a CDS encoding oxidoreductase, translated to MKAMGKTRRLIAMGLCGAAVTAALAAPSAQAAADAPAGPEQLTASWALTDTGTTARFRGLAAVSRSTAWVAGSKGTVLRTSDGGAHWQDVSPPGAAELEFRDVEAFDGRRAVALAIGEGEASRVFRTDDGGATWTESFRNTDARAFYDCMTFFDRRHGLAMSDPVDGRFRILSTDDGGRSWTVLPTAGMPAAQPGEAGFAASGQCLVSSGPKDVWLATGGAATARVLHSGDRGLTWTAAESTLPAGDPARGVFGVAFRDRTHGIAVGGDYRADQQSPDSSAVTSDGGRDWRQSATTPPAYRSGVTWLPHSRSGALAVGPTGTDLTLDGGRTWRTVDTGSYDTVDCTADFGCWASGEKGRVARLGVRPGL
- a CDS encoding Scr1 family TA system antitoxin-like transcriptional regulator, with the translated sequence MPPRSTPTARQQRLGYELRKLREQSGMSAQQAAALLGVDRTRIPNIESGRFGISSERVRTLAFNYGCPDTGLVDLLAEMAQERARGWWEEHRGLLLPSLLDIAELEYHAVELNTATTTHIPGLLQTEEHARAVFDTADPRLPGPDLLARLSLRLRRQEVLERDLPPLYEAVIHEAALRMQFGGPKVAGAQLEHVLEQSERDRITVRVIPFTAGGFPGAGQSFTYVGAAVPQLDTVQLDSSHGSMLLDADMQLRRYRGLLERLRTLALPVRESRDFIRCIAQDL
- a CDS encoding saccharopine dehydrogenase family protein, giving the protein MNRQNGAERPYDVVLFGATGFVGVLTAEYLAAHAPDTCRWALAGRNRAKLEQLRERLTAIDPGCADLPLLHADADDAASLRALAESTHVVATTVGPYVWYGEKLVAACAEAGTDCADLTGEAEFVDRMYLEHDARARETGARIVHACGFDSVPHDLGVYFTVQQLPSGVPLSVDGFVRSNAAFSGGTFASALTAMGRGPQMLRAAKERRLHEPRLVGRRARSPLGTPHFSGETGTWALPLPTLDPRVVERSARALERYGPDFRYRHFASVKHLPVALGGTAAIGALLAAAQLPAARDWLMERYEPGQGPDEQRRKRSWFTVRFVGEGGGRRVFTEVAGGDPGYGETAKMLAESALCLALDDLPATSGQVTTAAAMGDALLERLKAAGVGFRVAAVR
- the mmpA gene encoding morphogenic membrane protein MmpA is translated as MNTHRTTVRAVPVQRAGGRVAVGMLLGAVAGLVWAGAMLYTLASWIF
- a CDS encoding endonuclease V, encoding MTTFRMPADEAEARAIQDSLRALVVLDEPGPPPGTGLVTGVDVAYDEERDVVVAAAVVLDAATLDVVEEATAVGRVTFPYVPGLLAFREMPTVLEALESLDSDPGLVVCDGYGLAHPRRFGLASHLGVVTGLPVIGVGKNPFTFHYEAPGPLRGDSSPLVDGDEEVGRALRTQEGTKPVFVSVGHRTGLDNACAHTLRLARHFRQPETTRRADALCRSALREATA
- a CDS encoding acyl-ACP desaturase is translated as MTITSPHLGSSKAWTDAQLLYALEEVVEKELNRHLKVAKDWMPHEYVPFSDGRNFPGIFEDGQAWEAEQSKVTDIGKIALVVNLLTEDNLPSYHHEIASLFGRDGAWGTWVHRWTAEEGRHGIVMRDYLLTSRAVDPDKLEQFRMAHMAEGFESDNRHSMLHSVAYVAFQELATRVSHRNTGHQSGDPVCDRMLARIATDENLHMVFYRNLLGAAFELAPDLTMQSVRDVVVNFRMPGHGMPGFERAAAQMAIGEIYNMRIHHDDVIQPVLRYLKVLDIDGLGPEGLKAQEELGMYMSGLDSEASKFDEKLAARKARMVARGKA
- a CDS encoding YciI family protein translates to MFVLELTYTAPVERVDALMEEHITWLDAQYAAGVFLASGRKNPRDGGVILAAGDDRAQIEKIAAADPFAAQGVCAYRITEFIATKTAPGLEPYRQ
- a CDS encoding CaiB/BaiF CoA transferase family protein, with amino-acid sequence MARAESVPQGPLTGVRVVELAGIGPGPFAAMLLADLGADVVRVDRPGGAGLGIDPALDLTNRNKRSVLVDLKAEDGPARVLDLVERADILIEGYRPGVAERLGVGPDACLARNPRLVYGRMTGWGQDGPLAPRAGHDIAYIALTGTLSMIGRPGEPPTVPANLVGDYAGGSLYLVVGVLAALQHARTPGGAGQVVDAAIVDGAAHLATMIHGMLAAGSWQDRRGSNLLDGGCPFYGTYETADGQYMAVGPLEQRFYEEFVALLGIAGEAPDRSDLTRWGDLRIAVAARFLTRTREEWTEVFEGTDACVAPVLSLREAPHHPHNAARSTFVEHDGLTQPAPAPRFSATPVSVRRGPARPGADTDDVARDWDVPGLRTTSIDDRL